CAATCGTTTGTGACCCCAGACACAACGCCGCCGTATAATAATGGATTCTAGGGGGAGAAGAGGGATCCCACGTATGAGCGGAAGCAACGGCAGCAACGGGAACAGCCATGGTGTCCCCAAGCCGCGCGCGGAGTGGATCGTGCGCCGCAAGGCCGGCAACAAGGACGGCAATTTTTCCCAGATGCACTACGCCCGGCAGGGCGTGGTGACCGAAGAGATGGAGTACGTGGCGAAGCGCGAGCGCCTGACGCCGGAGCTGGTGCGCGATGAAGTGGCGCGCGGCCGCATGATCATCCCCGCCAATATCAACCATCCCGAGCTGGAGCCCATGTGCATCGGCGTAGCCTCGCTGTGCAAGATCAACTCCAACATCGGCAATTCCGCTGTGACTTCCAACATCGAGGAGGAGCTGAAGAAGCTGCACACTTCGGTGCACTACGGCGCCGACACGGTGATGGACCTCTCCACCGGTGGCGACATCCCCGAGATTCGCAACGCCATCCTGCGGCACTCGCCGGTGCCCATCGGCACGGTTCCGATCTACGAAGCCATCGCGCGCGTGAAGCGCCTGGAGGACCTGACCGCCGACATCATGCTCGAGGTGATCGAGGAGCAGGCGGCGCAGGGCGTGGACTACATGACCATCCATGCCGGCGTGCTCATCCAGTACCTGCCGTTGGTGGCGAACCGCATCACCGGCATCGTCAGCCGCGGGGGCGCCATCCTGGCGCAGTGGATGGCGCACCACCACAAGCAGAACTTCCTCTACGACCGCTTCGAGGACATCTGCAAGATCTTCAAGAAGTACGACGTCTCGTTCTCCCTTGGCGACGGGCTGCGGCCCGGCTGCATCGCCGATGCCAGCGACGAGGCCCAGTTCGCCGAACTGAGGTCGCTGGGCGATCTGACCCGGATCGCCTGGAAGCACGACGTCCAGGTCATGATCGAAGGCCCCGGCCACGTGCCGCTCGACAAGATCAAGGAACAGGTCGACAAAGAGATCGAGTGGTGCTACGAGGCGCCCTTCTACACCCTCGGCCCGCTGGTCACTGACATCGCGCCCGGCTACGACCACATCACCTCGGCCATTGGCGCGGCTATGATCGGCTGGTATGGCGCGTCGATGCTGTGCTACGTCACGCCCAAGGAACACCTCGGCCTGCCCAACGAGAAAGACGTGAAGGACGGCATCATCGCCTACAAGATTGCCGCCCACGCCGCCGACCTGGCGCGGCACCGGCCCGGCGTCCAGGACCGCGACAACGCCCTCAGCTACGCGCGCTACACCTTCGACTGGGAGAAGCAGTTCGCGCTCTCCCTCGATCCGGAAACGGCG
The window above is part of the Terriglobia bacterium genome. Proteins encoded here:
- the thiC gene encoding phosphomethylpyrimidine synthase ThiC, whose protein sequence is MSGSNGSNGNSHGVPKPRAEWIVRRKAGNKDGNFSQMHYARQGVVTEEMEYVAKRERLTPELVRDEVARGRMIIPANINHPELEPMCIGVASLCKINSNIGNSAVTSNIEEELKKLHTSVHYGADTVMDLSTGGDIPEIRNAILRHSPVPIGTVPIYEAIARVKRLEDLTADIMLEVIEEQAAQGVDYMTIHAGVLIQYLPLVANRITGIVSRGGAILAQWMAHHHKQNFLYDRFEDICKIFKKYDVSFSLGDGLRPGCIADASDEAQFAELRSLGDLTRIAWKHDVQVMIEGPGHVPLDKIKEQVDKEIEWCYEAPFYTLGPLVTDIAPGYDHITSAIGAAMIGWYGASMLCYVTPKEHLGLPNEKDVKDGIIAYKIAAHAADLARHRPGVQDRDNALSYARYTFDWEKQFALSLDPETARAMHDETLPDQFYKEAAFCSMCGPKFCSMNYSSKVDEYNKQVHGLEKKDYSELVTKIAGTK